The Anas acuta chromosome 1, bAnaAcu1.1, whole genome shotgun sequence genome segment TTGTTGTAATAGAACCCAGGCTGCGTGTTGGCCGGTAGACAGGCACAACTTTCTATACACAGAATGCAGACACCTATCATCCGGAATTAGCACTTCTTAACTTGTTATTGACTTGTTATATTGTTATTATATTTAATCTTGTTTACTGAAGCTGGGACATTTGTTATAAGACCTCccaataagaaagaaaagcttctttAGAGAAGACAGTGTTGTGAAGTACAGAGAATTCTAGCTCCAACAGTACTTTATGGTGTAGCTCTGTCACATCAATATTTTTGCAAGTggtaaatttaatttcaaaatgtattccTCTCTAAATGGAAAGTGTTGTTCACCATTTTGTGTGCTTGAAGTGTTAAGGTCCCATGGTGTTCAACAGCACACAGAACTTCTTGATAGTATTATATAATATGATATAACTAACCTTTGAATATAAAATACACATAAATGGCAAGGATAAATATCATCTGTCAAATACCTGCTCCATGTAGCTGGAAAAGGCAAGGGTTTTAATATTGTAAAAAACTGTCTTGCTTTAGAAAACCAGTGCTGACTACTTTAATTGTGCCAGTAATTTTGGTGTAGTTTGATCTACTTTActacttttccttgctttccgTTTCTTCTCTAGCTATGAAGCTCCAGGGTTTTTCATAGCTTTCAGTTAACTCATTGTTCAGAGCCATCGTGCTTGTGACTATGactaatgcttttattttgcacttATTTCCCTTTCTTGAGGCTGTTACTGTTCCACAGTGTAGACTGGCCATCTATGTTGACGTATCTTTATTCAGACTCAACTCAAATGGCCTGGCCTCTTAATTGCAGTAGCTGAGCTTCAGCTTCCATCTGCAGGCAGCTGTTCCTCCCTCCACTTCAACTGCAGCAGGGAATTTGACCTTCTGTAGCAGATGCATCATGCCACACAGATTGGTGCTCATCCATAAACATGTGAATGGCACCTGCAGTAAATGTGGTCTGTTATCTTTTCTTCCCTGCCTCTGTTAGCCAGCTCTCTGTGGTGCACAAGGGGATGTTTTGTAATCTGAGCCATGACCGGTGCTCACTTAGCATTTGTCTTTTCTGAGGGACGAGCACGTTCTGAACAGAAATGCTTTGCCTGTAGACTGCCTTCTAGACCACACGAACTTacttaaaaaacacattcttcTGTTACACTGCAGGATggtttaagttttattttttgttttttaagcagtaGCGGAACTAGGCGAGCGGTCAGCAATAAACTGCAAGACAAAAACCTGTCAGCATCTCCAAAGCCAGAAATGGTAAGTCTTTGATACTCAAATACTGATGGCTGCAACATTCCACTCACTTAAACCACATTTAAGATACCTGACTTCCAGGGCATGAGAATTCTGCATGTGCAGAGGTGCCTTTAGTTAAGCCTTTATTCAGTGACAGTTTAATATTTGCCTTTTAGAGAGCTGCCGTGGGGCTGCATGTAGTGGATAGTACTGGTATTCAGTTTGTACCTGACCAGAGGAGGGATTATTGCCAGTAATGATTCAATTTTGTCACCTTTTCTTGGGACTCTTGGAATTTTTCATATACATTTTCAGCCTTCAGGGATGTTATGTAAAATCTGAGCAAAATCTTCTGCCAGCAGATGATTCATATAGTATGCTTggttactttaaaaacaaacaaaaaacaaaatactgttaaaCATGTGGTTTGTCAGTTGTAATGCTGGCAAATTTAATGCAGTCGGAAGTAGATGCTGAATATCTAATGTGAGTGCACATTAGATATCATTTTGTTTAAGATATTGATATTAATGATGTCATTAGATATCATTTTAAGTTTTCCAGAATTAAGGTGTATGTGGTTGTGCTGCTAGAAATAGCAGATTCCTCTCCAGACCTGTTATCATGAGAAGGGCAAAATGAAACTCAACACAAAGCCAGTATTCGTGTTAGATTGTTTTCAGTTTGGCATCTGAAAGACTTGAGAAACCTACCATtatttgaagagaaaagcaaaaagcttaAAATCTCAAAACTGAGTGTTGGAAAAAATTTCAAATGTGAGCACTTTCCAAAGTGTGAATGTTTTTTAGAAATTTCTTGAAGAGGGGTATTTTGGTCCATTTTAATGTGTTGTGATTTTTAAACATGACTGAAATTACAGGGATTTCATgtagtataaaataaataaatagcagcaCTTGTATTTGAGAGCTAGTTACTGGCCTGGCCAAGTTCCAACTTCTAATCCTGAATGACTGATCAGAGAATGAGATGCAGAACAGTTCTTACAGTCAAGGATATTTCATTAAAGAATAACAGCTTCTGTAGACTTCTGTGTGCTATTcatgttgtttgtgtttgtttttttttttcccttgcttttgaATCTTTCACTATGCCATAAGCTTCCCTTTGGACAATGCTGTATTAGTTGCTGTAGAGTAATTTCTTTGGAGGAAGAGACCAGATCCCATTTCACATTCTCCCCTGCTAGAGGTCATGAGGTATAAAACTCAAGCGTCCATTTTTATCCCCAGCATCCTACATCTCAATGTGACAAATTCTCCCTCCTTTGGTAGCATGTCCTAATGACCTAATTAAAGGTTTTACTCACTACTTGGTGTCAGTCAGCTATCCATGCTAAGGGGAGGAATGGTGCTGTGTTATTCAAACTGAGATATTCATTCGTAGCTTATCACTCTCTTGGAAGGCAGTTTTGGCAGTTAAAAGCTGACAGTTACTTTAAAGGAATTCTCTTTCTGTAAGAAGAGCTTAGCCCTTTGGTTGGGCCCCCTTACTCCCAAGCAGACTTTAAAAGAATCCTTATTTGATTTTGGGTTGTGAATTCTGGAATAATAGTTGACAAATGTTCTACTTTGGTGTGCATGTATACACTAATTGTATAAATACTGCCTCCTTTACATTGACATTTACTGCTAAATACTCTATTCCTGTAAGCAAGTGAAAGTCTCTTAGAAACATAAATAACATGCAGCATGAGCATGCATCTAACATCTCTATGGATGTGCTTTTCACTTCAGGAGGATAAAGAGAATGCTAATAAACTTTCATGGGACCAATCAAGTacaacttcagaagaaaatgttgttttaaaatcttctgtGATAACACTGGCATCCGGGACAAGCTATAATGGTGAAGATCTTACTTCCAAGGATAaagtcactgaaataaaatcacagcaCGTAACACTTACCAAGTCCTTCTTGTatataaaaagcataaaagagaagcagctgattgcagaaaagcagaattcaaaTGTCAGCCTAACAAAGAAACCGGTGCTTGGTACGTATCGTGGCAAAGTTATCCAATCCAAGATAAACTCCTTCCGAAAAGCACCAAAAAGTGAAGGGGAAAAGAGTTCTTTGCCAGACAAGAAGATTGTTACTTCTACCACCAAGCCAGCAGTGAAAGCTTTGTCCACAAGCAACTGCAATGTAGTTCTGAAGACTATCAAAGTCACAAATTATTCTAATTCTGTGAAACCTAACGGTGTAGTACCAAAGAAAGGAACGACCCAAAAAACAATTGGAAGGGGACCACAGCCACTGAAGGCTGCTTCTAACAGTTCTGACCGTGGAGTAGGAGGAGTGAAGAAACCTGTGGATTGCTGTGAAGATGCAAAACCAGAAGCCCCAGCAAAAGCAGTTTCAATTCTTCCTGGCATGAAGACAGGACAGGATTCTAAAATTAATGGCAACAGGAAATCTGTTTTGCTGAAAGAGTCAGCAGAAGAGAGAAGGTAACCAGATTAGTCACTGTTACAGCTTGATCTCGTGAGGTGCTCACACCTGCTTTCCAAGAACTTACtaattttcagtgaagaaataaataaattgcttctTGCTGTAGATGCACTGAAAATTAAGAACTGAGTGTTTGAACTTGATGCTGAAAGGTAGCAGACTAGAACTGTAGACTTAATAGTGTGAAATTAGGATTCAGACTAattgcagcagctctccaggctTACGGCTTGTATCTATGCAGTTAGAAAGTTCTATATTTGCACTCTGGTTTTTAGGCAAACTGTTCTGACAATCTTGAGCATGATGGATGCTTCTGTAAATTAATTGCCCATGCACagcagtgcttttaaaaataaaaaatgctgcaagATGTATATAGAAGTGAGAGTGGCTGTGAACTCAAGGAGAGCACTttctaatgaaatatttttcagcttggTGAATGCTGCCTAGATGATAAAGAGTCCTAAATTTAGAAGTTATTCGGTGTCCTTCGTAGAGCTCCTTGGAAATAGTTGCATTTACCAAAAGCCTCTGATCGTAGGGTGATGAGGTTGAAATGAAACTTCTATGAACTGAATTACACTTATGCACAATTTTCAGGTTTTATAGGCTGTGTGACAGGGTCATCTTATGCTGGTCTCAATGCTTTGTGTCTTTAGAGAGAGTCTTGTTCTAGTTTTTCTGCTCTGAACTGGGTGATGGAGATTACAGAAGAGAGGCGACAGACCAATGAATCAGGGGTGGTTTTTACCCTCTAAAAATCAGGGTCTATAGCCAGAGACTCTTGTTGCTGCTGAAAAGGGAGAGATGAAAGAATCCTGACTGGTCAAGTACCTGAAGTAGGCGGGGTGATGTGCATGGTTCTGAAATTTCTGTGCAGACCTAAATGGCAACAATATGCCTCTTAGGATGCCTCATAGGATTAAAGAGGGAGGATTAGAGGACCACCTGGATACTCCCCACAAAGTATGTCTTTGTGTGACTACCCAATTAATGTCAGTTAATGCAAAAATCTAATTTCTGTTTCACTATCACTAACAATGTTCTTAAATGCAGAATTCGCCTGGCTGAATGGAGGGCATCCAGAGGAAAAGTGATGAAGAGGCCACCTATATCCGTGGTTCTGGAAACCCGGCTTAAGAGTGAAGAACaggaattttcttctgctggcaGTTCCTTAGATCACACGTTACACAGTGAAAAAGTCAACAAGACTCTTGCGGAATGTCTGCAGTTATCTGAGCAGGTGTTCAATCTCTTGCCTACAAATTCTATTTGCATAGGCCCCTGCAGCATGAAAATCCTATGGACGGGATGATGGACCTGTGAATCAGATGCGGGGGGTTAATTGCTCCCCAAATTAAGCAAGATCATAGTTTTTgctgacaaatgaaaaaaacaacaaacagttgTTGCTCAACTTCACTAACTCATTGAACTACCAATGAGATGAGGCAATAAcggtaaaataataaattagaaGAGATATTAAGTAATGAGAGTAGCTATGAAGTAAGTCATCTGAAACATGTTTGCATTTGCAGAAACTTGTCTGGATTCTGAAAGtctttttaaaacagttctGAAACTATCTATGGACTAGTCAGCATTGGATGTAAAAGGGATGGTATAAATAGTTCTCATCCAGAAGAATAGCTGAATGACAGTTGTGCTCAAGTTCATAGTTCAGTCTTGTAAATGCTTGTTATCTTCAACTTTCAGGGTcgctcttggaaaaaaaaacacaactatttAGGCACTGTGTTTTATCCAGTTTTGACCTAGGGATGTTCACTGTGTTTGATTCTCTTCTGTCATGTCGCTTttagggatgtgaaggtgaTAAAGTCCGTGCCATGTTGCAAGATCTGATACAGAGCACTCCTGGGGCTAAAAAGCTTGCAAAATACTGGATCTGCTGGATGCATCTTGAACGGACAGGCCCTCCTGAAAAGCTTGTTGCTGTCTATGAGGAGGCTATTTTGGCAGGAGCAATGGTGAGCAACTTGTCATGTAGTCTGAgattaacaaacaaaaaggcgTGAAAGTATAGAGCATGTAAAATACAGGTACTGCTGATTTTAATAAATGCTTGTATGATAAGGAAGTCATCTGACCCATCTGAATGCACAGATTTGAATTTGGTTTGCTCTGTAACTGTAGATCTTAACTGCTTTCAAGAAGAAAGGTTTAGGATCGTTAAAGTATCTTATGATGTTCTGCCTAAAGCAACAAAGGATTGAGACTTCTGGTATTACTAGAAACCCCAAACAGAACTTAATTTTACATTGTTGATCAGCTTAGTTCCTTTGCTTTATTACCAGCACGATACCAGGGGATCAAATACAGCTTTAGGGCACCCAatacagaaaatcacagaattgtaggggttggaagggacctcaagagatccttgggtccaacccccctgccaaagcatgCAGGAAAGCAAATACAAGATTCATTTTTGTTCTGAGTTATGTTTGAACAGCATTACAGGATTTTGAACATTGTGTAGGATGCACCACTTTAACTTAAGCCAAATAAGTTGAAATAgtaaataattttggaactgttttctaaaataaaacttctttttccaGCCTAAAGATGAACTACGACGCATGCTAATAGATATTATGAAAAGTACTGAAAGCCTGATTAAGTGTGAGGATGGTaagtttcagtattttattgTAGCTAAATGCCTGGCTTGACTGGCAACACAAATTAACCGCTTACAGTATTTATGCCTATATCAGATTCTTTTATGGAAGCTTCTCTGTGATCATTCTGTACTTAATATGAAAACAACATTGTCTCAAATCATCCCTTTTGACTGTGGGCATGTTAAGATGGGTAGTGGAGATGCTTTCATATTCAAACTTCCTGCTTAAGCTCTCTCAAATCAACACTGTGCAGCCTTTTTAGCCTGAGTATCaaatactaaattaaaaaataaaataaaatattgtgagCTAAAAGTCAGTTGCTTCTTTGTGCAAGCTGTTTCAATAGCAGATGCTCAGTCTTGCTACGGCATAGCATTGGTTACTTTCATTCTTCTGTAAAACTTTAAGGATACAGAGATCTCCCTAAAAATATTACCTTCTCTTTAGTTGTAACTACTCACAGCTGTACTTtcttccatattttattttcagggagTGCTGTGATAGAAGCTCAGACAGAAGCAGAGGAGGTCAGCAAGATAGAAGCTCAGATAGAGGCAGAGGAGGTCGGCGAGGAACCCAATTCATCTCTTGAGCAGGTTCAGGAGACCTTCAAGAGTCTCAACTCTGATGACCAGAAAGCAGAGAGTGATGATAAGAAGGCAGAGACTGGCGATGAAGTGatcaaaaaagaagaaatagaagaagaaatagaCTTGAAACCAGAAGGAGAGATCTTGccaaaaaagaacaagaagcaCAAAGCGAAAGCACGtacaaaaaacaaaggaaaacacgaaacagaagagcagaatgAAGATGGGGTGAAAGAGCTAGCCCAAGCAATTAATTCTCCTGAGAAGAAGAATGACACTACTTACATAATGAGATGCAATCCACCTACCACACCATACCTGGACAGGTAAGATTACAGAAGGTAACTCTGGAAAGTTTGCAGTACCTGGGGCAACAGTAAGTTTGGCCATTTTGAAACAGGGAGGCATCGCTTCTGTGAGTTAAAAGAACTTGAGAACTTAAGTTTTTAGGATTGCTTCTTGTTCCTTCAAAAAATatagtcttttaaaataaattcgTGGGTTTCCTTGAATTCAAATGAAATGCTTGGCTTTGAAATGCCTCAATGCAGGGTAATCAAATGTCTTTGTTCTACACTGTGCTACATAAAGAGAAATTTGGTGCCTCTATTCTGTCCTTTCTCAAATATGAATGTGTTTATATGTCAAAAAGTGCAGGGAAAGTAAACAAGATGCAACTGTCATGTAAAAATTATCTTAACTGTCTCTTGATGCAAGAATCTGGATGGTAATCCTAGGACAAAACAGATAACAGTTGAATTCTTCTTTTCTACAAAGTTCCATTTGAGATAACAGGCTCCAGGAAGTTGTGCTCAGTTTTGGAATGTGTTGAAGCTGGGCTCCTGGCAGCTGTCTGCTGTCCCTGACAAGGGGAAGAGTAGTTTTCTGATGGAActctgtgtgtggggggaatCTTCCTTTAGAAACTTCAGGAGTTTTAccagattaaaatattttgccaagAAAAGAGTTGTACGTCCAGCTTTAACTGCATGGATAGGAAAGggtttgtttgctgtttcctttgTCTGTGGGAACATGGAAGTGTTAAACAGGGGTAATGACCTGTTTCTGCTAGATGAGTTTGCATGATTGTGTGCCtgtattaaataacattttaattttcttaagtgCGAAGATGCACCATGAGGCAACTGACTCCAGCGTTAAAGACCTGAAAATCGTGACCCCTTTGCGATATTCCCTACGCATTCGGGAGAAGATGTCCAAGTCCTTAGATACTCCTAAGGATAAAGATTCATGCGTCTCTTCGTTTGAACAACTGGGAGAACTGGAACCCAAAGCCGCTGCACTTCTCCACAACCAGAACAATgagctgaaggaagaaaacGTTGAAGTGGAAGAGTAAAAATCAGTACCAACACTACATGGGAGGGAGAGATCCTTTAGATCCCTTTTAAGGAATCTTGGGTGggatttttatgtgtttttagcAGCTTCGAGAGAGGTGGTATCTAAAACTTGTGGGGAGGGCTTAGGATGAAATTTGACTGAGTCACTAAACTTCTAAATGTGTAttcttctgtgctttcaaaCTCTTAAGGCAATATATTGGTCTGTTCTGGTACTTACAAACGTCAGGGTCATCATGTTAAATATGACTGACGTTATTTACTGAATTAAGAATTAGATTTAACACTCTTCATATCACATCTCAGTGACTGTAATATAATGTTAATATCAACTGTTTTCCTGTTACAATtccaataaatatttagaattgCATATTCTAACTTGTAGtttaaggaacaaaaataacttgGGAATTCCAGTAGGGCAGTATCTACTACAGCAGCATTtagttttgaaaactgaaaccAGATAGTAAGGTGTACAACTAGCTTGAACTGCGGTATCCATTTTTACGGGGTATTTCAATGAAACTGAGTATAATCCCATCAACTAAAGGGATTATTCACGATCAGTTAATCTACTTTAGATGGGGCCTGATACACTAATTACTACGTGACTGTTATAATATTGGTTTGCATTGGTCTGTAATATGGTAGATTTATTAAACTAATCAATTGAGTtgtatttgttctttgttttggggCTTTGGTTTAGAAACTAATTGTGGAACATGTCTACAGTCCTGAGACTGGATTTCTGAaaattagaatcatagactTGGAGAATGGTTTGGGGTGGAAGTGCCATTAAcaatcatctagttccaaccccacagc includes the following:
- the CKAP2 gene encoding cytoskeleton-associated protein 2 isoform X1 — protein: MAARLPPSRRAEPAFREQRRQKVEEYLSRKKSFSGVPIQENKASISSSGTRRAVSNKLQDKNLSASPKPEMEDKENANKLSWDQSSTTSEENVVLKSSVITLASGTSYNGEDLTSKDKVTEIKSQHVTLTKSFLYIKSIKEKQLIAEKQNSNVSLTKKPVLGTYRGKVIQSKINSFRKAPKSEGEKSSLPDKKIVTSTTKPAVKALSTSNCNVVLKTIKVTNYSNSVKPNGVVPKKGTTQKTIGRGPQPLKAASNSSDRGVGGVKKPVDCCEDAKPEAPAKAVSILPGMKTGQDSKINGNRKSVLLKESAEERRIRLAEWRASRGKVMKRPPISVVLETRLKSEEQEFSSAGSSLDHTLHSEKVNKTLAECLQLSEQGCEGDKVRAMLQDLIQSTPGAKKLAKYWICWMHLERTGPPEKLVAVYEEAILAGAMPKDELRRMLIDIMKSTESLIKCEDGSAVIEAQTEAEEVSKIEAQIEAEEVGEEPNSSLEQVQETFKSLNSDDQKAESDDKKAETGDEVIKKEEIEEEIDLKPEGEILPKKNKKHKAKARTKNKGKHETEEQNEDGVKELAQAINSPEKKNDTTYIMRCNPPTTPYLDSAKMHHEATDSSVKDLKIVTPLRYSLRIREKMSKSLDTPKDKDSCVSSFEQLGELEPKAAALLHNQNNELKEENVEVEE
- the CKAP2 gene encoding cytoskeleton-associated protein 2 isoform X2 — its product is MAARLPPSRRAEPAFREQRRQKVEEYLSRKKSFSGVPIQENKASISSGTRRAVSNKLQDKNLSASPKPEMEDKENANKLSWDQSSTTSEENVVLKSSVITLASGTSYNGEDLTSKDKVTEIKSQHVTLTKSFLYIKSIKEKQLIAEKQNSNVSLTKKPVLGTYRGKVIQSKINSFRKAPKSEGEKSSLPDKKIVTSTTKPAVKALSTSNCNVVLKTIKVTNYSNSVKPNGVVPKKGTTQKTIGRGPQPLKAASNSSDRGVGGVKKPVDCCEDAKPEAPAKAVSILPGMKTGQDSKINGNRKSVLLKESAEERRIRLAEWRASRGKVMKRPPISVVLETRLKSEEQEFSSAGSSLDHTLHSEKVNKTLAECLQLSEQGCEGDKVRAMLQDLIQSTPGAKKLAKYWICWMHLERTGPPEKLVAVYEEAILAGAMPKDELRRMLIDIMKSTESLIKCEDGSAVIEAQTEAEEVSKIEAQIEAEEVGEEPNSSLEQVQETFKSLNSDDQKAESDDKKAETGDEVIKKEEIEEEIDLKPEGEILPKKNKKHKAKARTKNKGKHETEEQNEDGVKELAQAINSPEKKNDTTYIMRCNPPTTPYLDSAKMHHEATDSSVKDLKIVTPLRYSLRIREKMSKSLDTPKDKDSCVSSFEQLGELEPKAAALLHNQNNELKEENVEVEE